A region of the Anomalospiza imberbis isolate Cuckoo-Finch-1a 21T00152 chromosome 11, ASM3175350v1, whole genome shotgun sequence genome:
ACGGGCCCCTCAGCTGCAAGGTGCTGGCCTTCCTGGCCGTGCTCTTCTGCTTCCACGCCGCCTTCCTGCTCTTCTGCGTGGGGGTCACACGCTACATGGCCATCGCCCACCACCGCTTCTACGCCAAGCGCATGACGGGCTGGACCTGCCTGGCTGTGGTGTGCATGGTGTGGACCCTCTCCATGGCCATGGCCTTTCCCCCTGTCTTTGACGTGGGCACCTACAAGTTCATCCGGGAGGAGGAACAGTGCATCTTCGAGCATCGCTACGTCAAGGCCAATGACACGCTGGGCTTCATGCTCATGCTGGCGGCCGTCATCGCTGCCACCCACCTGGTCTACATCAAGCTGCTCTTCTTCATCCACGGCCACCGCAAGATGAAGCCGGCCCAGCTGGTGCCGGCCATCAGCCAGAACTGGACCTTCCACGGGCCGGGAGCCACCGGCCAAGCGGCTGCGAACTGGACGGCTGGCTTTGGCAGGGGGCCCACGCCGCCCACCCTCGTGGGCATAAGGCAGGCCACCCACAGCCAGATCAAgaggctgctggtgctggaggagTTTAAGATGGAGAAAAGGCTCTGCAAGATGTTCTACATGATCACcttgctcttcctgctgctctggtcCCCCTACATTGTGGCCTGCTACCTGCGGGTCTTCATTAAggccagctccatcccccaggTGTACCTGACCACCTCCGTCTGGATGACATTTGCCCAGGCAGGGGTCAACCCGATCCTCTGCTTCATCTTCAACAAGGAGCTCAGGGTCTGTCTCCGAGCCCACTTCCCATGCTGCCAAAGCATCCAGAGCACCCAGGGCACCATCCTTTGCGATCTCAAGAGCTTTGGGATGTAGGGGGgcttttctctttctaaaaaaagaaagatggatATAAATTTCCATGTTTCTGCATATGAGCTCAAGAGAGTGTGACCTGTGGGGGACATACTAAGCCACCACCCAGCACCCAAACCTTAGGCTGTAAGAagctggtttatttatttttctatattttgtGTATGCTCTCTTCAGAACATAACAGGTTGCTGTCTATGGGAACAGGTACTTGAGCAGAACACCCCCAAACCTTAGGCAGTAagaagctgtttttttctttgtgattgtgtggtttttaaaaacaaaacagggcTCCGAGTTTCTGGTCTTGCTTCTAACGTTTCTAAACATGATTCCAACAGATACGGATTAAGGCCAtgacattttttttgtttccctattCCTGTCTGTTTTGATAAAGGCTTAACAATTTTACTCATGTAATATTTGATAAGGGCCAAGACAATTTTATACTAAAGTTATTTTTGATGACCTCAAGAGGtgttgttttattattatttgattTTAAGTGAAGAACATGAAGAGGACGTTCCTAATGTGGTCAGAAGTCAGTTTTGGTGGGAGCTGTTGGGTTCATTCATTCTCAAATGGTTTGAGTATTTGAAGCCGTTAGTTATAACTTTTGCTTGACATGCAAACAGTGTAGAACtaatttcaaattttcttgTTGCACTATTAATTTGGTAATATTTCAGAACTATTTGTGAaacatgattttaaaataccaaCTTTAAAGATAAGCAACTATAGCAGTTTTTAAAACCTAGATTGAAATTCATATTTTACTGCCTTTATAGGAAGTTATCTACAAACCTGGGTAATACTTGTACATTTTGActgttttctttaataaaatattgaaaaccTTTACTGTATGTAATTGTTTCAGAATGGCAGCATTCTGCTTTGCTGACAAATAACTTGTGTATGTGGAAGGTTGTATGTCTTGTGTCTGAGTAGATTTCACAGCTAAGGTTATTATGGACAAGCACAATCCTTACTTGCTGTTAGATCTCAATTTAGGTGTTTATACCAATAAAAGTGACTAAAGCTATTTTTAAGAAGACTTAAATTCATGATGGGCAACAGGTTTAAATAGCACAATTCTTTGTGTCTGCTGAAACCAAATTTATGTTGTAGCTAATTGCTCCTCTGTTCATGATAGAAAAGAGTGTTTAATTGTGGATGGCTAATTTTAGTTGGCAAAGCAGTTTTTAAACGCTGCGGCTTGGTCAATACCTTACTCATTTATAAACTATATTCTTAACGGGAAGCTTGCATTTATTAAGCATGGCATTTTAACCTGCTCTGTTGTTCTACAAAACCATCTCTGAAAGTATTTCAACCAGTAACCTGATGGCAGGATCCTGGCCCAACTTCTTAGCTGTCTCAGAGAAGCTGTCCCGGAGGTGCTTCCCCTCTCTGATGGATCATGTAACATTTAGCAAACATGCTGGAGCAAGTCTCACACAAAGAGGCAGGGATACAAGCTCAGTTTGCGTGAAGAAAACTGCATCTGCTGAGTAATTCTATAGAGAGTAGTCCAAAACTGGTAGACATCAACTGAGAAACAGTTGTCCTGTGACTATGAAGGGAGCTCAAAAGAGACATGGCAGATCAGAGGAGGGCAAAGGTGGCAGCTTCACGTTGAGGCAGGGAATGAAATGAGGTGGGGCTCCTGGTTTGGTTTAAGTCTTGTTTTCCACCCCCAGCTGGGATTTGGACACCAgaaaggcagcatttcctgcagTGCATAAGGAGAAGGTTGCAAGTTGAGTTTTTTTGGTACAGTTgcagtgccagtgctgccagaacTGGGCTCAGAAATATGACCATGGATGGGGTGTCTTTAAAACAAAGGGAGACTTAATGACCATTTCTAAAGCTTctaaagcattttgaaaatgcACCTGGTACAGAAGGAAAGCTTCTGTACCCAGAAGGATACTTCagatcacagcagcagctggttaTCAGTGCTAATTATATTTTCAGGCTGGAATATAAGATGATAGCTTAGTGAGTCTTGGAGAGTAATGGAGTAGAGTTGTTTCACAAAGGCTGTGGGGCAAGGCATGGATGCTGTTTCTGGGAATTGTGTTCCAAGTATACCTTATACCCTTGATTTAGGTCTTTTCTGCAGAGTTCCAACTTTTGGAACTTTTCTCATATCTCATATTTCTCTCAGAAGCTGCCTATATAGTAGAGGCCTAGGACTGTGACCTGTAACTCAGATCTCACCATCTTTTTCCTAATCCGGCTGGTAACCAAGCcaatattttcttcctctttactCTATTGAAAATGTCTGATATTTTGGcttcctctctctcttccaGGCTATAAGTAGTACGGTTATGATTCTATTTAAACCACAGAGATGGGaaaatagttattttaaaaCCTCCTTAAAAGCTGCAAGAACCAACTTTTCACTTCtagaaaaaaatgaacacaaGTTGTAGAGTCAGTAGTGTATGTGAGGGATGAAAACTCACCTTTGGGGGACCTGATGGTTTTATTTAGGCTTGGCTTGtcaagcagtgctgctgtaTTGAATGCCAGCCTCTGTGTAGAGGCATTCCCTGGCTCAGTGATGCCCTCACAAGATGGGTGAGTTGGTTCTTATCTGGTGAAGATAACAGGTGCTATGCTATCACCCATCATTGGCAGCCAGACCCAGCCTTGCTACAGcacaagcattaaaaaaaaaaaaaaaaaaattatctgtatACCATGCCTTTTGCTTGCACACAGCTTCCAGGGCTGTGTCAGGACTCCTGATATACTCTGAGGGGAAAATCACTGCTGTTTGAAGTTAATGTTTGAagttaattttatattttaggtACTTGTGATGTCAGTCAGATTATGATCCAGGCTGTGGTAGTACAAAAGAGAAGGAACTCCAGTTGCTTTAATTCAGGGTTCAGATGGGTGTTGTACAATAGCGCTTAATTCCAAAAGAACTGAAACTAAGTATCAAGGACATGGCAGAAAATTAAGGAGTATTCAGTGCCAGCACGCCAAAAACCACTACTTTGCTGGCTGAGAGTGCACCAAGAAAGTGTGGAAAACCAGAAAGGGGTGGAGAAGCACCAGAGGATAAATATTCCTTCTGAAATCTGAGAAAATACAAGAAagttgcaaaagaaaaaaaaaaaaaaaaaaaaaaaaaaaaaaaaaaaaaaaaaccaaaaagctcTTCCAAAGCACAGCATTCACATAGCAGCCTTTAGTCTGCATATGGGGAAAGTGGGTCACAGAGATGAAATGCTTTGCCCAAGATCAGAGAAGGGGTGTCGGGGAGGATAAAAACCTGCtctggattaaaaaaacaaaaagagagaaataatgTTGGGGAGAATGGAATGAGCACAGGGAGAGATGGTTGCTGCTGTATGGACTGTGAGGTGTGGCTGTAAATCCTCCATCCTGCAAAAACCAGAGCACTTTCAGTCTCACTCAGAAGTGCCAAGGTCTGAGACTCAGTGAGAGCTGGGCGTTAATAATTACTCCCACATGAGAAGCTGTTGCTGCTTGTACAAGTCCTGGGCTCTCTTGCAAAAACTCAGATGGTTTGAAcccctctccccatccccactgACCAAAACACAAAGTACTGGGGAGGTTTGGTGTGCTGCACAGCAGCGGGGCTCTTCCTTCGAGCTGTGCTTCACCAGAATGTACATTCAGCCTTCTCTCCAGCCCTCCAGGCAGCTGCATGATAGTTTCCCATATTCTGGGCACCACAAGTGCTGAGTACCACAGGAAATACCAATATCATCTCCCCCAGAGATTCTTCACAGTGTGGCTCAGAGGTCACAGCATGCTGCTTCTGCATATCTGTGGTGAGGGATTGCAGTTGTGCTGAGAGCTGCTCCAGAAAATCTCGattgctgctggcatcttcaCTCATTCCCCAGGTATTTAACACATTCCTTACGAGCGTTTCCAGTCAAAATCTTGAAGTCAGCAGAGGTTTTTAGAATAGACTTAAATGTCAGGCCAGCTTGAAAAATGACACTGGTCTGAAATCCCAGTTAGCAGCTAAGATGATCTCTGATTTACAGCACTCAGTGCCTGCAGTACTCTGGGGTGCTTGTAGCCCTCCTGTTAGATTTAGAAAGAGTTTGCTAGGAAAGGAGCTGAAACATTTGGCCTCAGCCAAATTATGTTGTTGGGTAAAGGTCTCATTCAGTGGTCGTGCTAGAGGTGGAGGATGAGCAGGGGGTGCATAGCCCACAAGCTGTCAtcatttgctttgctttttccaatagcagctctgcacagaggAGGCAAAACTGCCTCCCAAAATGCTGTGAAGCCAGTAGCCTCGAGGAAAAGGGCAGGAATTTGGCTCGGTCTGATAGCAATAGCTCTTTCCTGAGCCTCTACCTGGATGTGGTGCAGCTACATCTTCAGAAGGCTGCTCTACCATATGCTGTGGGACTGCCCTGGGACACACTGTGCGGAGCTCAGAGGAAAGCAAAGCTGGcattttccctctcttcccagAAAAGGATGTGGCTGGACCTCTGCCACTCACCCACATGGTTAAGCACAGTCACCTTGCTCTTTGGAGGCACCTGCACTTGCTCAGAATTGCCAACAAAACTGCCCTGAGGGAAGTGGCTGCAGACAGAGTAACAGATACATATTGACAGAAAGCAATGCTAAGTA
Encoded here:
- the GPR27 gene encoding probable G-protein coupled receptor 27 encodes the protein MANSSELGSSSSPHLPSAGGLLSASGLKLATLGLILCVSLAGNVLFAWLILKDRHLHRAPYYLLLDLCLADGLRSLACFPFVMLSVRSGAAWPHGPLSCKVLAFLAVLFCFHAAFLLFCVGVTRYMAIAHHRFYAKRMTGWTCLAVVCMVWTLSMAMAFPPVFDVGTYKFIREEEQCIFEHRYVKANDTLGFMLMLAAVIAATHLVYIKLLFFIHGHRKMKPAQLVPAISQNWTFHGPGATGQAAANWTAGFGRGPTPPTLVGIRQATHSQIKRLLVLEEFKMEKRLCKMFYMITLLFLLLWSPYIVACYLRVFIKASSIPQVYLTTSVWMTFAQAGVNPILCFIFNKELRVCLRAHFPCCQSIQSTQGTILCDLKSFGM